The DNA segment AGGAGAAGGACAAGACCTATGGGTGTGTTCAGCGACAGAACGAGTATGGAAAGAATACTGTATGCTGTATTTACCTATGAAAACAAAAAGGAGGGAACTAATACCCCTTTCTTACTGACACATAATAATTGACATTACCATGACTCATACATTTACAGTTATTCCTTTAGATGCAAATATCCGGCTGGATATTTTCCTTTCACAAAAATTTCCCGAATTAACCCGATCAAGGATAAAAAATTTAATAGAAGACGGACTTGTATCGCTTAATAACAAGCCGGCCAAGGCAGGCGCAAAGATAAAAACCGGGGATCAGATTGCTATTACTATCCCTCTCCCTCAAGCCATTGCGGCGGAACCTGAAAAAATCCCGCTGGATATTCTGTATGAGGATAAACATATCATTGTCATAAACAAACCGCCCGGCCTGACAGTGCACCCTGGCGCAGGATGTGTAAAAGGGACCCTTGTAAATGCCCTGCTTTACCACTGCAAAGACCTTTCAGGCATAGGCGGCGCCTTGAGGCCAGGCATAGTCCATCGCATAGATAAAGATACATCAGGCGTTCTCATAGCGGCAAAAACAGATAAAGGGCACCAATCTCTATCTCAACAATTCAAAGAGCACTCTATTAAAAGAAGGTATTTAGCGCTTGTATGGGGGATTGTTAAAGGAGATGAAGGCACGATTGACCTCCCTATAGGCAGACATATATCTGAAAGAAAAAAGATGTCTGTCAGGACAAAAAGAGGCAGAAGGGCAGTTACGCATTACAGGGTAATAAAACGGTTTAATAATTTTACGCTCCTTGAGGCGAGTCTTGAAACAGGAAGGACTCATCAGATAAGAGTCCACCTGTCGGCTATTCATCACCCTGTTGTGGGAGATCCTGTGTATGGCAAACACGTTATTCCTTCAGGGCTCCCGTCAAAGATAACCGCCCTGTTAAAAGATTTAAAACGACAGGCCCTCCATGCGCAAACCCTCGGCATTATCCATCCTGAAACAAAACAATATCTGGAGTTTACATCTCCCTTGCCGGATGATATGAAAGAGGTTATAAGCGCTATAGAGGAAGGATGTTAAAACAAGAGGCCGGTATAAAATACGCATCATCGCACATCCTTGATGCGCTGGATTTCATAAGACACGGCTTTCTCTCCAGAGTCGGCGGAATAAGCGAACCGCCATTTTCATCTTTAAATTTTGATACAAGAGACGGGGATGATATTAAAAATGTAGAACATAACAAAACCATTGCTGGAAGGCTGTTTGGTTTTGATGCGTCAAGGGTTTTAACAATAAATCAGGCTCATGGAAACGATGCGCTTGTCATTGATAAACCTGTGAAAGATATATCAGGTCTTTCCAAAACATCAGCAGATGCTATAATAACCAATCAATATGGCATTGCAATCGGGATTTTGACAGCGGACTGTGTGCCAATTATGGTGGTTGACCATGTTAAAAAAATTATCGGGATTGTGCATGCCGGATGGAGGGGAACTGCAAAACGCATTGTTCAAAAGACAATAGAAACCATGGTAAAACATTTTGACTCTGATAAAAAGGAAATTCTGGCTGCAATCGGGCCATCCATCGGTCAGTGCTGTTATAAGGTTGATGGGGTGGTTGCAAGAGAATTCAGAGACAATGAATTTATAACCCCCCTTTACCCCCCTTTATCAAAGGGGGACAGGGGGGATTCTGGCTGGAGGCTTGATTTAAAAAAGGCGAATTTAAGCCAGATGGTAAGCAACGGCATCTTGGAAAAAAATATTTCCGTAGAAGATTTATGCACATCCTGCAGAAATGACTTATTTTTTTCATACAGGAAAGACGGCAAAATTACAGGCAGGCAGTTGAATTTTATAATGATGAAGGAGAGATGATTGTCATATTTCCGTCTGACTTTATGTTTCAGTTGAATGAGATTGGGTTTAAAAACTTGAAATCACAAATTGTGATTTCAAATGGAGGCAAATATGGCAGCTCTTGTTCCAATCGAAGCAATTGAAGGGAAAATTCTTTTGATCCGTGGGCATAAAGTTATGCTTGATAGCAGCCTTGCGGAGCTTTATGGAGTGGCAACTAAAGTACTTATACAAGCTGTCAAGCGTAATGCTCGCCGTTTCCCGCCAGATTTTATGTTTCAGCTTAACAATCAAGAAGTTATAAGTTTGAGGTCACAATTTGTGACCTCAAAGAGTGGA comes from the Deltaproteobacteria bacterium genome and includes:
- the pgeF gene encoding peptidoglycan editing factor PgeF, which gives rise to MLKQEAGIKYASSHILDALDFIRHGFLSRVGGISEPPFSSLNFDTRDGDDIKNVEHNKTIAGRLFGFDASRVLTINQAHGNDALVIDKPVKDISGLSKTSADAIITNQYGIAIGILTADCVPIMVVDHVKKIIGIVHAGWRGTAKRIVQKTIETMVKHFDSDKKEILAAIGPSIGQCCYKVDGVVAREFRDNEFITPLYPPLSKGDRGDSGWRLDLKKANLSQMVSNGILEKNISVEDLCTSCRNDLFFSYRKDGKITGRQLNFIMMKER
- a CDS encoding RluA family pseudouridine synthase, with translation MTHTFTVIPLDANIRLDIFLSQKFPELTRSRIKNLIEDGLVSLNNKPAKAGAKIKTGDQIAITIPLPQAIAAEPEKIPLDILYEDKHIIVINKPPGLTVHPGAGCVKGTLVNALLYHCKDLSGIGGALRPGIVHRIDKDTSGVLIAAKTDKGHQSLSQQFKEHSIKRRYLALVWGIVKGDEGTIDLPIGRHISERKKMSVRTKRGRRAVTHYRVIKRFNNFTLLEASLETGRTHQIRVHLSAIHHPVVGDPVYGKHVIPSGLPSKITALLKDLKRQALHAQTLGIIHPETKQYLEFTSPLPDDMKEVISAIEEGC